In one Babylonia areolata isolate BAREFJ2019XMU chromosome 14, ASM4173473v1, whole genome shotgun sequence genomic region, the following are encoded:
- the LOC143289696 gene encoding F-box/LRR-repeat protein 6-like, translating to MRRPVTRSRSKALEESRCNLCCREIVAMKPLTESNANGKKPKSRLRNVACTSLIPRDIFDAGIMKKWNSDDSDSDSESRQPPRKKMKVSKSSKGGKKQKDKEGKNKQGSEPSVFVDLPDEIWLKIFKFLLASGQYPTMHRLQLVCRRWYFLSRHCSLWRSVDLSCAGTRWIPYRDSSLEWLSKHRLHPLQKINLHGWHCLTSEGVEHLAKHCPKLRTVELAFCSNITRDAIFHLTTHCKDLSRLKLANTTSDVVCVYPMVHLAESTGLKLRSLDLSGNLLRGFNTVMNALCENCPNLQELDVGRCRGDLIHMDVETWQHSLPNLRLFSLSYSIFQTVQVPPPTRASPGWPKLHTLLLAMSSSGGTKVPPRIDDALLTRFLSNSSSLQRLDVRGCQEVSATNLLALTLPSIKSLELGVFSDAEDGGLEKLLDKYGPQLQEVNLSWTTYSQPAIRAAVRALVRAPSSRMRLLFLARTPLTTADVVEVVQSLPLLGRIELKDCPHLPPDWCKLFNSDCKMKRLHKLVRSYLRKERERETAEEAREGVEEEGGGREGEQNGVEEEGERNGVEEDGDGGGGDDS from the exons ATGCGGCGTCCTGTGACACGTTCAAGGTCCAAGGCCCTTGAAGAGTCACGGTGCAACTTGTGCTGTCGAGAAATAGTTGCCATGAAACCTTTGACTGAAAGTAATGCCAACGGCAAGAAACCCAAATCACGCCTTCGCAATGTAGCGTGCACATCTTTGATTCCCAGAGACATTTTTGACGCAGGCATCATGAAGAAGTGGAATTCAGACGATTCAGACTCAGACAGTGAAAGTCGACAGCCTCccaggaaaaaaatgaaagtcAGCAAAAGTAGTAAAGGTGGTAAAAAGCAGAAGGACAAGGAAGGGAAGAACAAACAGGGTTCTGAACCAAGTGTGTTTGTGGACTTACCAGATGAAATCTGGTTAAAAATATTCAAATTTCTGCTTGCTTCTGGACAGTATCCCACTATGCACAG GTTACAGCTGGTGTGTCGTCGTTGGTATTTCCTTAGTCGACACTGCAGTCTGTGGCGGTCTGTGGACCTGTCCTGTGCAGGGACACGCTGGATTCCCTACCGAGACTCCAGCCTGGAGTGGCTGAGTAAACACCGCCTTCATCCACTGCAGAAGATCAACCTTCATGGTTGGCACTGCCTTACCTCAGAGGGCGTGGAG CACCTGGCCAAGCACTGCCCTAAGCTGAGGACGGTGGAGCTGGCCTTCTGCTCCAACATCACGCGGGACGCCATCTTccacctcaccacacactgcAAGGACCTCAGCCGGCTTAAACTGGCCAACACCACG TcggatgtggtgtgtgtctacCCCATGGTGCATCTGGCAGAATCTACAGGACTCAAGCTGAGGTCTTTAGACTTGAGCGGGAACTTATTGCGAGGCTTCAACACCGTCATGAACGCTCTTTGT GAGAACTGTCCCAACCTACAGGAGCTGGACGTCGGGCGATGTCGCGGTGACCTGATCCACATGGATGTGGAGACGTGGCAACACTCTCTGCCCAACCTGCGCCTCTTCTCTCTCAGCTACAGCATCTTTCAGACCGTTCAGGTCCCACCTCCCACC AGAGCCAGCCCAGGGTGGCCCAAGCTGCACACCTTGCTGCTGGCCATGTCCAGTTCAGGGGGTACCAAGGTCCCTCCACGCATCGACGACGCTCTGCTCACAAG GTtcctcagcaacagcagcagcctgCAGCGCCTGGACGTACGGGGGTGTCAGGAGGTGTCGGCCACCAACCTCCtggccctcaccctcccctccatcaAGTCCCTGGAGCTGGGGGTCTTCTCTGACGCCGAGGATGGGGGGTTGGAGAAACTGTTGGACAAG TACGGGCCCCAGCTGCAGGAGGTGAACCTGTCATGGACCACCTACTCCCAGCCCGCCATCCGTGCGGCTGTGCGGGCCCTGGTGCGGGCACCCTCCTCCCGCATGCGGCTGCTGTTCCTGGCCCGCACCCCCCTGACAACTGCggacgtggtggaggtggtgcAGAGCCTGCCCCTCCTGGGCCGCATCGAGCTGAAGGACTGCCCCCACCTGCCTCCAGACTGGTGCAAGCTCTTCAACTCGGACTGCAAAATGAAGCGCCTGCACAAACTGGTGCGCTCCTACCTCcgcaaggagagggagagggagacggcagaggaggcgagggagggagtggaggaggaggggggagggagggagggagagcagaatggtgtggaggaggagggtgagcggAATGGTGTCGAAGaggatggtgacggtggtggtggtgatgattcaTAG